The nucleotide sequence TTTTAGGTTCAAGTCAAGCAAATACATTATCCTTAAATTTTAATGAAAGCTGAGTGAATGCTtatgacattttgttttataaaatccCCAACATTCCATTTTGAAAAAACTCAAATCTATAATTCATTACCCTAAACTCACAAACGGGAGAGGCTATGTGATACCACATGCAGGCAAGAACATGTGACCATTTGAAGAGTTCACACAGACAGTGTCACAAACATtcttattcaataaataataataataataataataatgatgatgatgatgatgatgatgatgataataataataataataataataataataataataataattaaaggtaaatacaaaaatatttgtttacatgatGTTTTAAAATCTTAAGGATTTTAaagatcttaaaggaatagttcacccaaaaatgaaagttcgcTAAAACTTTACTCAACCTCAGATTAAccaggatgtagatgagttggtTTGAAATTTTGAGAATTTTAGCATTAGATGCTCATCAAatagcttttggcttcacaagaccttttctgatggactggatttgtattacttgtgaattattatatcagttgtttgaactcattctgacggcacccattcactgcagaggatcctctgGTGAGCAAGATATGTAATGCTAAATCTCTTCCGttgaaaaaacaaactaatccacatattcagcaaattttcagaactattcctttaaaattatatatCCACAATTTCATAAGATTTCAAAATGTCTGAGACTTTTTTGGACatcattatatttacatatactatATATTCACATGTATATCACATTCCAACCATTATGTATTCTGCagtgacttttaaaaaataattaattgcaaaTCCTTTGGGGCCAAACTTCAGTTGAAATTTGCTGCtctcagcatctgagcttcagtgACAGCCATAACGTTCAGTTCTCTTTGTGGTTTGGTGTCCTCGTGTTTAGCACATCATCAATTATAAAAAGTGTGGGGTAATCATGAGAGACATTTTAATATGAGACAGAgctcaaagaaagaaaaatcctGTTTTAATCTTGACCAAAAGTTGCTGTATTTTCGTATCGTGTGTTATGCAAAAAGATTAAACCAACTCATGGGAGAAACAGAGAATAGTTGAAAAGGTGTTTTGGACTtcaaaacagagcaaaaaaaatcatgcaacaGATGGACACACATATCACATGGCTGACATAAGCATGAACAATTTACATGGTTAAAACTCTCTCAAAATGCACAATTGCTCTTGCATTCCTACATTGCCTTATCTGACAGCATAGAGCTCCAGCTATATTCTCAGGAAACTGGCCAGTCTCTGATAAGATTAATTCCCATGAGCCATTCCAAACAGGCTCTTGGCTGGGGCCTCCAAACCAAGAACATCATCCAAAACTGGGCAGATTAAAATTCACAAGCCTGCAAACATATGCTGACATAACCTGCCAAAGTCAGACTGGCTTTTATTGGACACAATGGTGGCACATATGAGCCCAGACAGAATTTcgaaataaaaaatgtgccgaTAAATTAGATAATATACGTAGGCTGATCGGAGATATCACAACTAGACAGTCTCTAAGTTCTTGTGAACATCTCCCATCCTCCACAAACACTAACTGAGTATGCTCTGATTTCCAAGCATAAAAACCTAATATCCGAATAAGCTCCTCATGTTAAATGAACTGCAGAACACAACAGTCCTGAGGCCTGCCGATAAAAATACAGTACCACTATATACAGTAAGTAAGTAGACACCGCATGTTCTCTATGACTCATAAAAACACATCTTGGGTTATTACAGATCTGACTTCATTGAAGCATAATTATGTTTTTGACGAACACGGCTGGCTTCTTGCTATAGAATTGTAACCATGGaaactgtgtgaatgtgtgtggagGGCATTAAGTGTCCAGCTTCCCGTGGTGAGTGCTGAGGCATACTGGGAAGCGGCTTTTATTCCGCCATTGCTAGTGAGGAACTGCCCTCATGCTCTTCTAGCTGAAAAGTCCTTCTAGGTACAACAGCATATTTAGCACTAAAACAAATGGGTGAggacatttttatgaaaactggAAATGTACAAACTGAGTAGACTAATTTGATGCCATATGTAATGTAGAAGAGGTTAGAGAAACATCACGAGTCATTGCTGCCTCCTAGTGTATGATAATGTAACTAGCATATACAGTCTAGCCTAGCAATTAAACAAAAGAGTGTGTTTCTGCTTTCAGTGACCAGCGAGTCAGTATTTTatcacattttggaaaatgttatGTTTCTTTGTGACTAAATTATCGAATGAGTCTGTCTTGAAAATGAAATGATAACTTTTATTTAAGGTCAGCTAATTGTTTTACTTGCTTTCAGTGTTGGTATGCTAACTTCTGTATGCAGCCCAAGTAGAATGTGTTTAACAGTTCTCAGAGATATACAAagtttgctctctctctcaggtgaggTTGTTGGCCCATTTTGTGGGAAAATGCAGCCTCATCACATTTCCTGGCTCTGCTTGAGAAGATGCGACTAATTATACGGACTTCGGATCAGTCACCATGACAAAACGTCTCAGGTGGGCTGACCCAGTTTTCCTCTCAGCTAGTACACTCCCATATTGAACACAAGAGGGAAACTCCCATCAACAAACAATAACACAAGCATAGTGCTGCAGGCTTGAGAATCCAGGTCCATTCAGCAAAACTGTGAAACAACTcacttttttaatgcattttaaggtCACTGAATAAGCACCAAGCTGCAAGTGACAAAAACAGTGTCTGAAGTCATATGCTTTCTTACAGGTTTAAACTGGAATGACAAGTTTCATACTAATTCACAAGCTGGAAGAATCACATTCAACTTCACATTTCTTTAGAGTCTATCACTGAGCTATTTAAATCAAATAGTTTAATTAACAGCTTAAGGGATGTTCTGGATCACTAGATAGACCAGTTTAAATGGCTGGAGTTTCTAGTAACATGACCAGAAGCTAAGCCACCTGATAACCTAAAATCACATTTTCCCATTCAGATCATCCCTAAACCTGCTTCTCTTTTGTATTTTGGAAACTTTCTGTATTTTCTGTATCAGGTTTCAGTTTCTTTTCTAGGTCTTAATATGTATCATCTTCTTATTGGAATagatttattttacacagttttcaaTCATTTATTCAGTCCATAAATGTGGGTGAATTAATTAGATACAGTGTCTTAAACTGAAAAATAGAATGGCTTACATTCAATGTACtgcataataaaaaagaaaaaaaatttttgaatAAAGAGATCAAAAGTTTTATTGTCAAAGCAGTAAAATTCAACTGCAATTTCAGCGTAAACCTACCTTAACCTACAGATGTAGATGACAGACGTCACATTCCTAAAAACCAGTTTATAATCCTGTCAAAGAACTACAAAGTGCTTCAACACTTTTATTGCACAAACGAAACATTAATACATTGTTTAAGATTGCAACACCATGTTAACATATGATATGCAAGGAAATCTTCAGTTGACTGGGACTTGAAAGTAAAAAGAGGCTACACCATAGGAATGAGGAACAGAACTTTCAAGATCTGCAAGTCCTCAGGGTGCATGAACCCAAACTTCATTGTGCCTGTTGATCAAATCCCATGGTGCATCATATCCAGCTGCATCATATCTGTTTTCAACAAACACCTTTCCTGCACCCCTGAGGTCCTCCCTAAGCTGCTGCACATTCTCTAATGCGTCTTCATCAGATGCCACACCACTAAATGACCTGTAATGACCAGCAAAGAGAGAATgattaaatgagaaaaagtcaaaCAGTTTTTGACTGTCATCCTTTATATAATAACTAACCTGACGTAGACAGTACCGCCTGGTATGACTGTTTTTCTGATGGTATTATCGTTAGGCTCAGGGATGTCCGCGTCAGACTGAAAGACGGAAATAGACACCTGTCGCTCCCCCGTAAAATCAGCTTCCTTCACAGAGACCACCACAGGCCTGGTCATAGCAATCTCCTTATCTGacaagtaaaatttaattataacatgacattgttaaaatatgATTACCAGTCTGGAATGTTTATAAAACGTCAAATGTGAATATTCAGCACCATGA is from Carassius auratus strain Wakin chromosome 13, ASM336829v1, whole genome shotgun sequence and encodes:
- the LOC113113176 gene encoding heme-binding protein 2-like, which produces MARTVLSILCLLVGLVCFPSTGCWEAPWFCHGRECPVYTVVQQYEGFEERNYEVSHWITTDVASSSNSDLKDGFWKLYYFNQGQNSENKEIAMTRPVVVSVKEADFTGERQVSISVFQSDADIPEPNDNTIRKTVIPGGTVYVRSFSGVASDEDALENVQQLREDLRGAGKVFVENRYDAAGYDAPWDLINRHNEVWVHAP